A window of the Gorilla gorilla gorilla isolate KB3781 chromosome 8, NHGRI_mGorGor1-v2.1_pri, whole genome shotgun sequence genome harbors these coding sequences:
- the SFTPA1 gene encoding pulmonary surfactant-associated protein A1 isoform X1 yields MWLCPLALTLILMAASGAACEVKDVCVGSPGIPGTPGSHGLPGRDGRDGLKGDPGPPGPMGPPGEMPCPPGNDGLPGAPGVPGECGEKGEPGERGPPGVPAHLDEELQATLHDFRHQILQTRGALSLQGSIMTAGEKVFSSNGQSVTFDAIQEACARAGGRIAVPRNPEENEAIASFVKKYNTYAYVGLTEGPSPGDFRYSDGTPVNYTNWYRGEPAGRGKEQCVEMYTDGQWNDRNCLYSRLTICEF; encoded by the exons ATGTGGCTGTGCCCTCTGGCCCTCACCCTCATCTTGATGGCAGCCTCTGGTGCTGCGTGCGAAGTGAAGGACGTTTGTGTTGGAAGCCCTGGTATCCCCGGCACTCCTGGATCCCACGGCCTGCCAGGCAGGGATGGGAGAGATGGTCTCAAAGGAGACCCTGGCCCTCCAG GCCCCATGGGTCCACCTGGAGAAATGCCATGTCCTCCTGGAAATGATGGGCTGCCTGGAGCCCCTGGTGTCCCTGGAGAGTGTGGAGAGAAGGGGGAGCCTGGCGAGAGGGGCCCTCCAG GGGTTCCAGCTCATCTAGATGAGGAGCTCCAAGCCACACTCCACGACTTCAGACATCAAATCCTGCAGACAAGGGGAG CCCTCAGTCTGCAGGGCTCCATAATGACAGCAGGAGAGAAGGTCTTCTCCAGCAATGGGCAGTCCGTCACTTTTGATGCCATTCAGGAGGCATGTGCCAGAGCAGGCGGCCGCATTGCTGTCCCAAGGAATCCAGAGGAAAATGAGGCCATTGCAAGCTTCGTGAAGAAGTACAACACATATGCCTATGTAGGCCTGACTGAGGGTCCCAGCCCTGGAGACTTCCGCTACTCAGACGGGACCCCTGTAAACTATACCAACTGGTACCGAGGGGAGCCCGCAGGTCGGGGAAAAGAGCAGTGTGTGGAGATGTACACAGACGGGCAGTGGAATGACAGGAACTGCCTGTACTCCCGACTGACCATCTGTGAGTTCTGA
- the SFTPA1 gene encoding pulmonary surfactant-associated protein A1 isoform X2, whose amino-acid sequence MWLCPLALTLILMAASGAACEVKDVCVGTPGVPGECGEKGEPGERGPPGVPAHLDEELQATLHDFRHQILQTRGALSLQGSIMTAGEKVFSSNGQSVTFDAIQEACARAGGRIAVPRNPEENEAIASFVKKYNTYAYVGLTEGPSPGDFRYSDGTPVNYTNWYRGEPAGRGKEQCVEMYTDGQWNDRNCLYSRLTICEF is encoded by the exons ATGTGGCTGTGCCCTCTGGCCCTCACCCTCATCTTGATGGCAGCCTCTGGTGCTGCGTGCGAAGTGAAGGACGTTTGTGTTGGAA CCCCTGGTGTCCCTGGAGAGTGTGGAGAGAAGGGGGAGCCTGGCGAGAGGGGCCCTCCAG GGGTTCCAGCTCATCTAGATGAGGAGCTCCAAGCCACACTCCACGACTTCAGACATCAAATCCTGCAGACAAGGGGAG CCCTCAGTCTGCAGGGCTCCATAATGACAGCAGGAGAGAAGGTCTTCTCCAGCAATGGGCAGTCCGTCACTTTTGATGCCATTCAGGAGGCATGTGCCAGAGCAGGCGGCCGCATTGCTGTCCCAAGGAATCCAGAGGAAAATGAGGCCATTGCAAGCTTCGTGAAGAAGTACAACACATATGCCTATGTAGGCCTGACTGAGGGTCCCAGCCCTGGAGACTTCCGCTACTCAGACGGGACCCCTGTAAACTATACCAACTGGTACCGAGGGGAGCCCGCAGGTCGGGGAAAAGAGCAGTGTGTGGAGATGTACACAGACGGGCAGTGGAATGACAGGAACTGCCTGTACTCCCGACTGACCATCTGTGAGTTCTGA